The following DNA comes from Epinephelus lanceolatus isolate andai-2023 chromosome 1, ASM4190304v1, whole genome shotgun sequence.
ACTCACCTCACACTAACCCATCCATATCAGATGGCTTAACCTCTGGGCATCACTCTCCCATACATATCATTGCTAGACCACAGAACAAGATGAACTCACTGCACACAACATGAAATAACTCAGTTTAAGGTTGTCTCGGTCAGCAGAGCAGGACTCAGCGTTACCTGTGCTCCTCCAGTCTCTTGAGCTGGTGCCGGGACAGGGGGGGCGAGGGCAGCTCGATCAGCCTGCGCAGCACTCCGGGGGCCAGCCAGCAGGCCGCCTCCATGCCCATGCCCTGCCCAGGGTCCTTGTCCCGGCCAAGGCCTCGGCGAGAACGCAGGCCCCCcccttgctgctgctgccccgTCGCGCTCATGGAGCCCTGCTGCCTGCTGATCTGGTCCCTGATGCCTCTGGCTCTGCCTCTGCCACTGTCTTGCCGGAGGGGCTAAAGATCCACAGTGGGGCTGGATGAGGCTGGACAGTACCTAAGAAGACAAAACACAATATCACAGTACTGtccagtgaaaatatcacaacatattGTGTAAATACAGATTCACAAAACCCATGAATCATTTTACTAAACTTATCAAGCTGATGATTTCTTTCTCAGTTTCTTTGTCAaaggtgatgtcttcaaatgtcttggcCATactaaacaagacatttgaagacatcagcTTTGTCAaaggtgatgtcttcaaatgtcttgtccaaatccaacagtccaaaacccaaagatatacACTTAACAATGAtgtaaaacagaaaagcagcaaaccCTCACATTTAACTTGAAAAATTACTGACATTGCGATCAGAAATGCTACTAATTAATCTTGTGGTGTTCACATACTTCAAAGGGGATCATCAATTACTTGTGGTTCTTCTAGTGGTTCATCTTGTACTTTAGATATTCTGAGTTGGACATAATTCAATAAAGAGAGATTATCTTTTAGGTTTGGATTATTGTCACTGTTATAAATTATTGTAAAAAGTTAAACACTTTATTAATATCAGGGAAGAAAAGAAGGGGAGAAAGAAGTGTTcatatcttttacttaagtaagagAAGCAATTTTATTGCATTGTAGTTATTAATTGAAAGTAGTGGAGTGAAAAGTCCAATATTtgcctctaaaatgtagtgaagtataCGTATTAAGTAGCAGAGAgtgaaaatactcaagtaaagtacaagtgcaTCAAAACTGTACTTATGTACAGTCCTTGAgtaatgtacttagttacttttcaccacCATCAAAATGGTCAGAAACTCCTCTGAACAGTCACACTTGTGATATTGCTAGtaccactgatgacatcatgaaAGTATAACTACTACTGATTACATCAGGAGTGTACAACTACCACCACGTTACAACACTCTTGGTCTCTTATACTAACTACATTAAATTTGatgctgtacacacacatattaacaTACAACCCTACCATATTTATTATGCATACTGGCAACCTAAATATGGCATTGTAGATATTGTATATTTGGATTTGTATCCATCTTTATGCTCAGGCCTTGTTACACTTTGCTGTTATCTATTTTACATAAATATATTTGCACCTCACTGTTGTTTTAGTCTTTTGTATATTTACATTCTCTGTATTGCAACTGCTGCAGAGCACTTCCCCTCTGAATAAatagagttttattttgtctcatcCACTTGACTTCTGTGACACAAACATCAAAGTCACCATTATCTGCAGACATTACCAGGGTTTAAACAATTAACTGTTGCTAATTGTACAAATCAAAGACATGGTGAAAGACCCACTTGATGGCCCGTGTTACTCTGTGTTGCTAAACTATTTCTTGTGACTGTCAGCAACACATGAGCTACTGACGATAGCAAAACAACCTGCTTCAGCAGTTCGCTAATGCTGCCTAGCATACCTGCTGCTAGCTAACTCAACATCAGTACTGCTGGTGCTGAAGGTTAGCATTAGCCGGGCTGGTAGCTACGGAAGACGTGTGACAGTTTGGAAATTTTAAGTTACTCGCCTGCTGTTGGCTTATTATCActtctttatattaacaatgctGAAATACCATCACCTATTAAAGATGTTAATGAAATCAGAGAGTACTACTGACACCTCCCGTGATGACTGCGGCTAGCATAAGTTAGCTCGACTAGCTAGCCCTGAAGACAGCTAGCGTGCTGCTGAACTGACGGATGTAACACCGACTGACCTGGCCGATTAAAGGACGAGAGCCGCGGACACTCTGGGGGGCTGTGAGGGCGCTTCAAGCCGACAGACAGGTCTCCTCTGTGGGTGGTTAGTTTTAGAGTGTCTCTCTATCACTTAGACCACCGGAGGGGcgtttagcagctggaggtggatCACCACGACCGGTGTCACTGTGGTGGTTGTCACAGCAAGCTAGTTCACgttagttaacgttagccgtcAAGAAGATCTCGCGAGGCTGTCTCAGATGAAGCTACAGTTTATGCCCTGGGTCAGGTCTCCCAGGCAGAGATGCTCATTCAGTTTCTGCCTTCCACAGGACACAGACATTTACACTATTgtattatacagtatatttaaaaGTACTCAGATAATTTACTGACGTAAGAGTGTACAGAGTAAAACTGACACATCAATGTGTTGTTTATTAAGTGTTaaagctggtaaaggtggagatgattttaattactttatcttatattgttttataacttgatgtgatttttgtgtgcttttattgttttctatgTACTGTAATCTGGGTGTTCTTGTAAAAGAGAAGCTTTCAATGGCCTTccctgtttaaataaaggttataataataatataggcTGCCAAGCTGGCTGCCACATGTTTTCACCCGTTTTGTCcgtggactttcacgtctacatatgtCGCACTATGCACCCTCCtgcgtctgttgttgatgttctggaatGCTGTGTTACATGTACTGTCTTTCAAATTACAATGCCAATTTAACAGGAAATGTGTAGTTTCTGCTCTATAGATGCGTAAAACCtcttgttttaatatttatttactccaacaaacacacatgtataggttttggcaacaaaagtactaggttaggtttagaaaaaatatcATTGTTAGGCTCAACAtttacacaggaaatgaacagcaagctcctgggtgaaagtcctgtgtttgttggacacatTCACTGCCCCACCTGCCTGCCCTATAGGTTAGGGTTGGTATTATAAACTGACGCCACCAAGCAGCATATCATACTGCCGGAAAAGGTGCCTTTTTGTGTCGGTGGCTGACactaaaatcactgacaaagtggtgggCTGAGGCTGCTGGGTGGCTTAACCTATAACAATACATAATATATTATtcattgattatattttgtattaataatgtGAATCTGTAAAGTAATAGAAGATATCATATAACTGTAGTgattaaaaagtacagtatatCCCTCTGAAATGAAGTAGAAAGCAACATAAAATGTAAACTACCTCACAACTGTATTAATGTAAAGCACTTGTGTGAATGTACTTATGTTcctttccaccactgctttAATCAGCATTCACTTCCTCATATATGGTCAGTCAGTGTTGTACAACATGTAAATGCAACAGGCGTAAGTCTTtggtcatttatttattgtcattgcacaaaGTACACGTACTGAGACATGATATGCAGTTAATACAGGGCTGGGCCGGGATTTGAACCCCAGACCTTTCACACTGTAACTGAAAATTAGACCCCGAGACCAACGAGCCACATATTCTCAGTTTTTTGCACATACAGACCAGAAAATATGACGTTTCAGTTGTTTcttagtcttgttttttttcttacaggaataaaaatgattaaaactaTGAATCATCCCCAcacttgaaaacatttttatcttttgGTCATATCATCCAGCTCTTGATATAAGTGTAATGAAGTTCACCTTGACCAATGCTTCATCACAGGACCTTATCTGTGTTCCCAGGGTACTATGTTTCCCAGTTTAATATTctgttagcacattaacacTCCTATTTTGTCTGGGTCGAATTTGACCCATTTCAagttaaaatatatcataaatatatttttaaaaaatccagttAACCCTGACCTTTGGTGAAAGCAGTAGTTGATTGTTAGAGCTCTCTGACTCTAACCTGACACTGGACCTCTCTCCTTATCTAAACCTGTATGGACATGGCAGTAGTTATCTACTATCGATTTCCTAACCCCAAAAggttaaataattatttttctccttttttatcttttgttttacattttcctCTCTTTTAATTGGTGAATTAATTGGATGActaattgttattattttgaatTTAGAGCTGAGATGAGTTTGGGACTTACTGTTCAGGCAGAAAGAGTAACTAATATCTAGACTGAGACCTGTGCCAGTGAAATTTCAGGACTCTCAGGATCATGCTTATAGACCCCTAACCAAACTCATGTcatattaaaggaacagtgtgtatgatttagggggatttagttgTGTCTAGTGGTAaggattgcagattacaaccagcggAAACTTCTCCTGTTTAGAATTCCCTTTGTGTTCACTGTTCAGGACGTTTTTACCATCAGgtgaattatctgcagatgtctcttcctctccaaaataaacttttggtcaaaacagctaacagctaacagctttTTCAGGTTCCCATTATGTGCCATATACATGTGGGGAATGCAGGACCCTAGGAACAGGAATGAACGCCCTctggaacaaaacatttaatctgcttttaaacttttgaaGACATTTGGACATGTCTGCACCTGAATAAGTGTCTTAGTGTCTTAGCACCAAAGACAAATGATAATGATTATTTCTTATATACATGTTCACTTTATGTTTGTGTATCAAAGTGACGTTAGGCCTCTCTGTCTGGCTGTTGAGTCAGGTAGGGATTAAAGAAGTCTCTCAGGAGGCTCTGCACCCGGGTGGGCTGGGGGCTCACAGCAGCAGGGACCAGCGCTGGATTCAGAGACAGGTTCAGGACCTTTGTGGGGCTGTACGCAGCAGACCGAGTCTGGGCGGTGTGGAGACCCTCGATGGCGCTGGACAGCCAGATGAGTCTCTTGAGACTCTGGATGTTTCGGCTGCGGTCGTGCATCAGCTGGTGTTCGGTCACAGCTCGGCGACTGCAGGGAGAGAGAAATCAGACAGTTCATCCAAACACAGATTCAAAATACACTGAAGAAAGAAAGATAATACTGATACAGCTGAATGCTGAAATGTATATAGCACTGactttaaatttgactcagGTTTCTCTTTTATGTTGAATCTGTgatgtttttgtcctttttggGAGTATAGGAagctgatgtgtttgtgtggacaTTTTGATGTTTTGCTGTGATTCTGGGTCTGTATATATTCAAAAGTGCTCCTCTGCTACAGCTGATGACACCAAACATGTCCCTACTGCTACATTCATGAACCTACTCTACTTCTGTGTCAAAGCAGTTAACAAGCATTTACAGTTAGCATGTAAACACATTGACATTGGGCGGGAACAGGCGTCTCACCTCTCGTTCTGTTGACACTGGGCGGTTGTAAAGTTGACAAGAAGCATGACAGCGAGCCACTGCACAGGCCTGTGGGAAATCTGCATCTTCtgaaacaaaacagcaacaaacactTCATGTCAAAGACAAAAGATCAGGGAGCATCAAAAAACATCTAGCTAGTTGGATCAGCTTTCCCAACCTTTTTGGTTTGTGACCCCTGAAGCAATATCTATTTTTAACCACTTGTCACTGGTTGGATCCAGTGGTGTAGAGGTACTTATACTTCtgggtagatgggtaggttacctGGGAAAAAATGAGTTTACTCTCCTATATCTAccagtggctttttggctgatcagtgcaTATGCTATAAACAGCAGAAAAAGAGGTGAGTATATCCTGCATACCTGTTTCTACCCTCGACTACACCACTGGTTGGCTCCATCAGTCATGACAAGTTCAAAGAGAAACTGATTTTCATTGCTGTTGTTATACTTTAATAACTTCTTGAGTTCAAAAGAAGTGCAATCACTCATTAGAAAAGAGCAAAGATTTGTGaaaagtcagaaaaataaatgttgtaTATCTGAGCTACACGAAATACAATGTGCCTACAGTACGGGTGAATACAGTAGaatttttaacaaaaagatatcaccatgaaacttccccagttgaAGACTTACATTCAGACAAaaactttttgtattttaagattttagaaaatttgtgtttaaatatgcaaatgagggaTTATCTAATCAAAGGAGAACTACACCCATTGTcagaattcatacatgttattcctgtggtcgaagacagtccaaaaatattagttcACATTAACagctctctcccaaatccaaaaactgaaatgCTAAAcacaaatttgtgatgtcatagggtataaagtctggagttgCTCTTTAATCCCAGTTCAGACTAAAGATTCACgatgagatgagttgaaacaggcaactactttcAATCCgctgttctgcaacgttctaaaaacctgctggtttacaccaatgcaactatatgagatggtgtatcatctctatgcaacaacttttgttctgatttgcagcttttcaggcttactttgtggctgaatataatttgtagcttcttaaaatatgaatgaggatagtgatagtgagatactggctacagctgcatatATAGGAGTGATGAAACGgcaaaaactgaaacaaaacgagcatcagatggactgtgattgtctgtggagcagctccagactttataccctatgacatcacaagtttgagacttaaggcccgaacatactcgggcggaacgtacgcggaacggactccgcggaacggactccgcggaggtccgcacggactcaaagcggacgtccgcaagccctgtgcgcacaaagctcagattttacgaccacgtggactccgctccgcacaccagtgactgctgggcatgtatttttcacacatttttcacaacaagtgtgctcgactatgaaagcccgaatgactgcggacattccttgcggagtccgttccgctaATAGTAtgcccgagtatgttcaggCCTTTACTTCTCTGGTTTGTGGCTTTGAGAGggagcagctcatgttcacaaatattgattaacCTTTCCTTGATCACGGAAAAAACATATTGGGATTCTTAATTTAAGTgttgttcccctttaaatatATGCTGATTTGCATATATTTCCATAACGGAAATCTGAACATTAGAGACAGCCACGCTCAAAATTCTTGTGTCATTTTGCTGACAcataagagacagagaggatttTGGATATCTCTTTTCATCACTCTGTAAATCAAACAATTAATCTCAACTGCCATGAAAAatccattgtcaccatgtttgtAGGATTAAAATGTTCCATACATCAGGCTCTGAAAGACATCTGAATAccctctgtaaaaaccttcagAATATAGATAGAAATAAATCCTGTTTATTTCCCTGCTTTTTGTCCTTTGCCAATCACATGTCTGATCTACATCTTTGCCCTCAATCATCTGACGCACTCAAGCCAATGTTTAGATACTAATCTTCTCCTTCTTGAATTTAGCGTACACATGACGTAAGATGAGCTGTGCACACAGCTGCATTGACGCTGTGTTGTTTTCCTGTACAGACCAAAGTGAACACAGCTGAAAAcagtgaccttttttttttgtcacgtTGCCAAGTGTTTGATCTCCAAAGATACATTTTGATTTGAGGATCACTGTAAGTCAAGACCAAATAAAGATTTTGGGCTcttatttttcaattttatacattttaactggacaaaaaaaatggaaattcatgttaaatgtttaaaaggTTGCAATTCTTGAAAGCAGATGCGATAATGGGTAAGATgagcaaccaatcagagctcagGTTCCTCCCCTCTCTGACTTGACTTATGTTTTTCTGAAGACACATGTAAACGTCTCTGTGGGTCTATGCAGACGAAGGCGTTATTGGTAACTATCAACTCATTCTCGCTCCTGCCTCGTCATATATTGATGTTTGCTCATGGACTTTTTACATCCAGATACAACATACCCTGGTATGGGtgtattggttgttgacgttctgagacatcgtgtcaagttctgcctgttatatgcattgtcttcATTTAAATTtcccttctgttttcacaggaaacgtaatatttacata
Coding sequences within:
- the pth4 gene encoding parathyroid hormone 4, coding for MQISHRPVQWLAVMLLVNFTTAQCQQNESRRAVTEHQLMHDRSRNIQSLKRLIWLSSAIEGLHTAQTRSAAYSPTKVLNLSLNPALVPAAVSPQPTRVQSLLRDFFNPYLTQQPDREA